In a genomic window of Thermoproteus tenax Kra 1:
- a CDS encoding ATPase, T2SS/T4P/T4SS family: MIIGGTGSGKTTLLNALLVLLPHKRIAVAEETPEIRLPKSFTNSVLLFTSPLYDYQKNLPGSESAIYLIDLVRFLLRARPDIVVIGESRGREIHELIQGILTGHGGATTFHAEDMVEAFMRMTGEAMGVSPEHISAFSAVAVVRKFDWGRRVTSLTEIVWLRAYPFPALNRIKIKEEEFGLVEVGTYDRNKDTFTVDLKRSFWLQKLGGVEEVMARAELLQALADKGVIDAEAVAEAVRQYYRLKRKI, encoded by the coding sequence ATGATAATCGGAGGCACTGGCTCTGGCAAGACCACGTTGTTGAACGCGTTACTAGTTCTACTGCCGCATAAACGTATAGCCGTAGCTGAGGAGACTCCCGAGATACGCCTGCCCAAGAGCTTCACAAATTCAGTGCTACTATTCACATCTCCATTATACGACTATCAGAAAAATCTGCCAGGCTCAGAATCTGCTATATACCTAATAGACCTTGTCCGCTTCTTGCTCCGCGCGAGGCCGGACATCGTCGTCATAGGGGAGAGCCGCGGCCGCGAGATACACGAACTGATCCAAGGAATCTTGACGGGACACGGCGGAGCCACTACGTTCCACGCCGAGGATATGGTGGAGGCGTTCATGAGAATGACTGGGGAGGCCATGGGCGTATCGCCCGAACACATCTCGGCGTTCAGCGCGGTGGCCGTAGTCAGAAAGTTCGATTGGGGAAGAAGAGTTACATCTCTGACCGAGATAGTTTGGCTTAGAGCGTACCCCTTCCCTGCCTTAAACCGCATTAAGATCAAAGAGGAGGAGTTCGGTCTAGTGGAGGTGGGCACCTACGACCGTAATAAAGACACGTTCACGGTCGATTTAAAACGCTCCTTCTGGCTCCAGAAGCTTGGAGGCGTTGAGGAGGTTATGGCGCGTGCCGAGCTGCTCCAAGCCTTAGCAGATAAAGGCGTTATAGACGCAGAGGCCGTGGCGGAGGCCGTCAGACAGTATTACAGACTGAAGAGGAAGATATGA
- a CDS encoding substrate-binding domain-containing protein, translating into MNKLIVIAISIVVVFVAILLVLANSGVRQTQSANRSIILCIAGAYAAEGSYLAKAFGNSTGAQVLVKPGGSFALAQQIALGYPCNVFMPVAFRQAVSMMGAYDPGWAIAVAADSNVIVYSNASLSAFPDMGKVIEEYRKAHYSNSSDAWYSFFNDLTSGKYKLGVANPSTDPEGLYAMLILQAAGVLYAHNATYFIARMIANGANVTRTSTFYYVVPLKEGQMSFVFSYKSYAVSNGLQYLELPPWLNFGDSGYTGWYSRFSYTISVGGKGLEIKGSPVYLYVTIPKGSNNKLALDFVLFILENRSALARYGLTPLERPIVFGNTTALPEKLRDLLNNGSLIYGGQLT; encoded by the coding sequence ATGAACAAGCTGATCGTTATTGCAATATCTATAGTGGTTGTTTTTGTTGCTATCCTTCTAGTTTTGGCTAACAGCGGCGTAAGACAGACCCAGAGCGCCAATAGGTCGATCATCTTATGCATCGCCGGCGCCTATGCCGCCGAAGGGTCGTACCTCGCCAAAGCGTTTGGAAACAGTACAGGCGCGCAGGTTCTCGTAAAGCCTGGCGGCTCCTTCGCACTGGCGCAACAGATAGCCTTGGGATATCCGTGCAACGTCTTCATGCCGGTCGCATTCAGACAAGCAGTGTCCATGATGGGCGCCTACGACCCAGGCTGGGCCATCGCCGTAGCCGCCGATAGCAACGTCATAGTATATTCAAATGCCTCTCTGTCGGCGTTTCCGGACATGGGCAAAGTGATCGAGGAGTATAGGAAGGCGCACTACTCTAACAGCTCCGACGCATGGTACAGCTTCTTCAACGATCTGACCTCAGGCAAATACAAGCTCGGAGTTGCAAATCCATCAACGGATCCAGAGGGCCTCTACGCGATGTTAATACTCCAAGCCGCTGGCGTACTCTATGCGCACAACGCCACCTACTTTATAGCTCGAATGATAGCGAATGGAGCAAACGTCACAAGAACTAGTACTTTCTACTATGTAGTGCCCCTCAAAGAGGGGCAGATGTCGTTTGTATTTTCTTATAAGTCGTACGCCGTGTCCAACGGCCTCCAGTATCTGGAGCTGCCCCCGTGGCTCAACTTTGGCGATAGTGGATACACCGGCTGGTACTCGAGGTTCTCCTACACGATATCGGTTGGAGGAAAGGGCTTGGAGATAAAGGGCTCTCCGGTATACTTATACGTCACAATACCGAAGGGCTCTAACAATAAGTTGGCGCTCGACTTCGTCCTATTCATCTTAGAGAATAGATCGGCTTTAGCCAGATACGGGCTGACCCCCCTTGAGAGACCCATCGTATTTGGGAACACGACGGCGCTCCCTGAAAAATTGAGGGATCTTTTGAACAATGGATCGCTTATATACGGCGGACAGCTGACATAG
- a CDS encoding HAD family acid phosphatase, with protein MRLPQGPTNKWDQRIVLSSDIDGVLIDATRRLSMCINGSTIDWKCFLDCNKLYLDSPKINNIDFINYLYNRGFKIVLVTGRPETMRECTERQLSAYNVVYEDLFMRPSEDARSDPVYKTDTILRLLRSGLDIAAHFDDNLETVKALRRSGIESILLY; from the coding sequence ATGCGGCTCCCTCAAGGGCCGACTAACAAGTGGGACCAGCGCATTGTGCTGAGCTCCGATATAGATGGCGTATTGATAGATGCAACGAGGAGGCTATCGATGTGTATTAACGGCTCGACGATAGACTGGAAATGTTTTCTAGATTGTAATAAACTATACTTAGATAGCCCTAAGATTAATAATATAGATTTTATAAATTATTTATATAATAGAGGGTTCAAAATTGTGCTCGTGACAGGAAGGCCTGAGACAATGAGAGAGTGTACGGAACGCCAGCTGAGCGCGTACAACGTAGTCTACGAGGACTTGTTCATGCGCCCATCTGAAGATGCGCGGTCCGATCCTGTCTATAAGACTGACACAATCTTAAGGCTACTTAGATCCGGTCTAGATATCGCGGCCCATTTTGACGACAACCTTGAGACAGTAAAGGCGCTTAGAAGAAGTGGAATTGAAAGTATATTGTTATATTAA
- a CDS encoding NAD-dependent epimerase/dehydratase family protein — MIFLLFGGAGFIGANLAKYLTERGHRVLVARRRAVAVRPLIKKAIEGLEVFEYDDPREAVVKSRPDVIVNLVAALHGGRKEVWDANVGFPQRLCSALSQAGWSGRLIHISGATVVGPIGTTVKEEEEHLVGIRPATYFDETKAEGERIISKCANNWVIIRPTAVYGPYNDHPEWAKLVDLARRGLAPRLSLSFSAISVSDLSEIVERAVHITARQYFFATQCEPLSFNEVITALEEAAGRRLVKLPMPLALARALAPPSIRGLLKYAGIKFSCEKLRSLLGYEPKYRRDDMVDMFRILWSSTTRL; from the coding sequence ATGATATTTCTATTGTTCGGCGGCGCGGGCTTCATCGGAGCCAACCTAGCCAAGTATTTGACCGAAAGGGGACACCGCGTGTTAGTCGCCAGAAGGAGGGCAGTAGCTGTCAGACCCTTGATTAAAAAAGCAATAGAGGGCCTCGAGGTGTTTGAATACGATGACCCCAGAGAGGCCGTGGTGAAGTCGAGGCCCGATGTCATTGTGAACCTAGTGGCCGCCTTGCACGGCGGCCGCAAGGAGGTCTGGGACGCCAACGTGGGCTTCCCGCAGAGGTTATGCTCAGCATTGAGTCAAGCCGGATGGAGCGGCCGCTTGATACATATATCGGGCGCCACAGTGGTAGGCCCAATCGGGACGACAGTTAAAGAGGAGGAGGAGCACTTGGTGGGTATAAGGCCTGCGACCTACTTCGATGAAACTAAGGCCGAGGGAGAGCGCATTATATCTAAGTGTGCCAACAACTGGGTCATAATAAGGCCTACTGCTGTCTACGGGCCCTACAACGACCACCCCGAGTGGGCTAAGCTAGTGGACTTGGCAAGGCGGGGTCTCGCCCCAAGGCTTAGCTTGAGCTTCTCGGCCATATCTGTAAGCGATCTATCGGAAATAGTAGAAAGGGCTGTTCACATCACTGCCCGGCAGTATTTCTTCGCCACCCAGTGCGAGCCGCTGAGCTTCAACGAAGTCATTACGGCGCTGGAGGAGGCCGCTGGGCGACGCCTCGTCAAATTGCCCATGCCGCTGGCGCTGGCCAGAGCTCTCGCCCCGCCGTCAATAAGGGGGTTGCTGAAATATGCCGGAATTAAATTCTCGTGTGAAAAACTTAGGTCGCTGTTGGGCTATGAGCCTAAGTACAGACGCGACGATATGGTGGATATGTTTAGAATATTATGGAGCTCGACGACCCGCTTATAG
- the tsaA gene encoding tRNA (N6-threonylcarbamoyladenosine(37)-N6)-methyltransferase TrmO, translating to MESQCFEPIGFVRHNYSDDEVRRRGRVEGTVVVFEKYKEGLRGLEEFSHIIIVSFLHKYRGKPLLVKPKRLERAGLQVPEVGVFATDSPERPNPIGLSIVQLTRVDGNVIYVSDLDLFDGTPVLDIKAFSPSRCPKSATAPMWTLLDNV from the coding sequence ATGGAGTCACAATGTTTTGAGCCCATAGGATTCGTTAGACACAATTATAGTGATGATGAAGTTAGGCGGAGAGGCCGCGTTGAGGGGACCGTTGTGGTTTTCGAAAAATATAAAGAGGGGCTCAGAGGCCTTGAGGAGTTCAGCCACATCATAATCGTCTCATTTCTCCACAAATATAGGGGGAAGCCTCTCTTGGTTAAACCCAAGAGGCTAGAGAGGGCGGGACTTCAAGTCCCTGAGGTCGGCGTCTTTGCCACAGACAGCCCCGAGAGACCAAATCCCATCGGTCTATCTATAGTGCAACTCACGAGAGTGGACGGCAACGTGATCTACGTCTCCGACTTGGATCTTTTTGACGGAACTCCTGTGTTGGACATTAAGGCCTTCTCTCCATCTCGTTGTCCCAAAAGCGCGACGGCACCGATGTGGACCTTATTAGACAATGTATAA
- a CDS encoding 6-hydroxymethylpterin diphosphokinase MptE-like protein, translating into MWLTDPLEWQYIYTLAKSLLPGLSFHRDEEAAELASRLGGLPIGKLREFDWTRPVIYMPPFKRIAEGTVVVAVEGRTAKKLAGLGVRPHVVVTDLDFEPDYIDIGLIAVVHAHGDNIDRLAEYARGLRIYTVQTPPRPNTYNVGGFTDGDRAIYLAIAMGAREIIVSGFYPEEPIKRNDEVKRRKLALAKALIKRLSSRALLNMI; encoded by the coding sequence GTGTGGTTGACGGATCCTCTAGAATGGCAGTATATATATACTCTGGCTAAATCCCTTCTCCCGGGTCTTTCGTTTCACAGAGACGAGGAGGCGGCGGAGCTGGCATCGAGGCTGGGAGGCCTTCCCATTGGCAAGCTGAGGGAATTCGATTGGACTAGGCCCGTCATCTATATGCCGCCCTTCAAGCGTATAGCCGAGGGCACAGTTGTAGTGGCAGTCGAAGGGCGCACGGCCAAAAAGTTGGCCGGGCTGGGCGTCAGACCTCACGTGGTCGTGACTGATCTAGACTTTGAGCCAGACTACATAGACATAGGCCTTATCGCCGTTGTGCACGCTCACGGCGATAATATAGATAGGCTGGCTGAATATGCGCGCGGACTCCGCATATACACAGTCCAAACGCCGCCGAGGCCCAACACTTATAACGTGGGCGGTTTCACCGACGGAGATAGAGCGATATATCTAGCGATAGCCATGGGCGCCCGGGAGATAATAGTCAGCGGCTTCTACCCCGAGGAGCCCATTAAGCGGAACGACGAGGTCAAAAGGAGGAAGTTGGCGCTGGCTAAGGCGTTGATCAAGCGCCTATCCTCACGGGCGTTGCTCAACATGATTTAA
- a CDS encoding ATP-binding cassette domain-containing protein, whose protein sequence is MISARNLWKSYGSIAALRGATIDLESGINCIRGPNGSGKSTLMKILALLEIPDKGALFIFGHRITPQEWSHAEKLRGSIAYVPQSPDLFSVPVKSLVSICGKSTTLSWIEYFGLSKYISRSAAALSPGQRRRLQLAIAFSCVKKALLLDEPETYLDGEGRKLLAYALREISRDGVVIGYVSHGEPLVPCDRSYLIRDGAVVSE, encoded by the coding sequence GTGATTTCGGCCCGGAACCTCTGGAAGAGCTACGGATCCATCGCCGCTTTGAGGGGGGCGACAATAGATCTAGAGAGCGGTATAAACTGCATCCGAGGTCCCAACGGCTCTGGAAAGAGCACGCTCATGAAGATTTTGGCTCTGTTGGAGATACCCGACAAGGGAGCCCTCTTTATCTTTGGACACAGAATTACTCCACAGGAGTGGTCCCATGCGGAAAAGCTCAGAGGCAGTATCGCCTATGTACCACAATCACCAGATCTGTTCTCAGTGCCCGTGAAATCCCTCGTATCAATCTGCGGCAAGAGCACTACGCTGAGCTGGATCGAGTACTTCGGTTTGTCTAAGTATATTTCGAGATCGGCGGCCGCTCTGTCCCCGGGCCAAAGGCGTAGGCTACAGCTCGCTATTGCGTTCTCATGCGTAAAAAAGGCACTGTTGCTCGACGAGCCGGAGACTTACCTTGACGGCGAGGGGCGCAAGCTCCTCGCCTACGCCTTAAGAGAGATCTCCAGGGACGGCGTGGTGATAGGCTATGTATCCCACGGAGAGCCCCTTGTCCCGTGCGACAGAAGTTATTTAATCAGAGATGGGGCCGTTGTATCTGAATGA